A genome region from Sphingomonas sp. BGYR3 includes the following:
- the ccmA gene encoding heme ABC exporter ATP-binding protein CcmA — MTAPARLAATGLACRRGGRLLFADIAFDLSPGQALRVTGPNGAGKSSLIRVLAGLLSPYAGSVEIAGTRALMNESLAMDEDRSLADALGFWAAMDGTGDSDARVGAALADVGLADLAEVPVRLLSTGQRRRAALARVVASRAAVWLLDEPANGLDLKSVDRLAALIARHRAGGGIAVIATHQPIDLTDAAELTIEAAA, encoded by the coding sequence ATGACCGCCCCCGCCCGCCTTGCCGCCACGGGTCTTGCCTGCCGGCGCGGCGGGCGGTTGCTGTTCGCCGACATCGCCTTCGACCTGTCGCCGGGTCAGGCGCTGCGCGTCACCGGGCCGAATGGTGCTGGCAAATCCAGCCTGATCCGCGTGCTGGCCGGGCTGTTGTCGCCCTATGCCGGATCGGTCGAGATCGCGGGAACGCGCGCGCTGATGAACGAATCGCTGGCGATGGACGAGGATCGGTCGCTGGCCGATGCGCTTGGCTTCTGGGCCGCGATGGACGGGACGGGCGACAGTGATGCCCGTGTCGGCGCCGCGCTTGCCGATGTCGGGCTTGCCGACCTGGCCGAGGTGCCGGTGCGCCTGCTGTCCACCGGCCAGCGTCGCCGCGCCGCGCTGGCCCGCGTGGTGGCCAGCCGGGCGGCGGTCTGGCTGCTCGACGAACCCGCCAACGGCCTCGATCTGAAGTCAGTGGACCGGCTGGCTGCCCTGATCGCCCGTCACCGGGCGGGCGGCGGCATTGCCGTTATCGCCACGCATCAGCCCATCGACCTGACCGATGCCGCCGAACTGACCATCGAGGCTGCGGCATGA
- a CDS encoding molybdopterin-dependent oxidoreductase codes for MSRLLLSRRRALTGLTLGAGGLLTGCDALGENEAFRKFLFRGDDWHRALQRSLAAKDSLAPTFRLDERSPVFRVNGTAKPNTADYNAMVANQFADWRLVVDGLVANPLRLSLAQLRQMPLKTQTTLHNCVEGWSAIGTWTGPQLGLILNAAKLAPSARFIVFHCADNYRGGAWRYYESVDLIDAFHPQTILALALNGNALSVGHGAPVRLRAERHLGYKQAKFVMRVEAVASLDQVYRGKGGFWEDAAGYEWYAAL; via the coding sequence ATGAGCCGGTTGCTGCTGTCCCGCCGCCGCGCGCTGACCGGGCTGACGCTGGGGGCGGGCGGCCTGCTGACCGGATGCGATGCGCTGGGCGAGAATGAGGCGTTCCGCAAGTTCCTGTTCCGCGGCGACGACTGGCACCGCGCGCTGCAGCGGTCGCTGGCGGCGAAGGACAGCCTGGCCCCGACCTTTCGGCTGGACGAACGCTCGCCCGTGTTCCGGGTCAACGGCACGGCCAAGCCGAACACGGCCGACTATAACGCGATGGTGGCGAACCAATTTGCTGACTGGCGGCTGGTGGTCGACGGGCTGGTTGCCAATCCCCTGCGCCTGTCGTTGGCGCAGCTTCGCCAGATGCCGCTGAAGACGCAGACGACGCTGCATAACTGTGTCGAGGGCTGGAGCGCGATCGGCACCTGGACGGGACCGCAGCTGGGCCTGATCCTGAATGCCGCGAAACTGGCGCCGTCGGCCCGGTTCATCGTGTTTCACTGTGCCGACAATTATCGCGGCGGGGCGTGGCGATATTATGAATCGGTCGACCTGATCGACGCATTCCATCCGCAGACGATCCTGGCGCTGGCGCTGAACGGCAATGCCCTGTCTGTCGGGCATGGCGCGCCGGTGCGGCTGCGCGCGGAGCGGCACCTGGGGTACAAGCAGGCCAAGTTCGTCATGCGGGTGGAGGCGGTTGCCAGCCTGGATCAGGTGTATCGCGGCAAGGGCGGTTTCTGGGAGGATGCGGCCGGATATGAATGGTATGCCGCGCTGTGA
- the thrC gene encoding threonine synthase, with amino-acid sequence MQYVSSRGNAPVLGFRDVTLAGLAADGGLYVPETWPVMSRDAIAALAGLDYVETAVRVMAPFVADALSEDELRALCTQAYGRFSHRGVTPLVQLDHRHWLLELFHGPTLAFKDVALQLLGLLFEKFLKGTDQHLTIVGATSGDTGSAAIDAVAGREGIDIFMLHPRGRVSDVQRRQMTTVLAPNVHNIAIDGSFDDAQAMVKAMFNDPGFSGRFQLSAVNSINWARLMAQVVYYFYAAVRLGAPDRAVAFSVPTGNFGDVFAGYVAARMGLPVAKLVVATNVNDILHRALSSGDYSTGSVTATATPSMDIQVSSNFERLLFDLGGRDGGAMAAQMKGFEASRAMRLTNAQREGAGALFASVRVDENGMAKALRWAHEAAGQIIDPHTAIGLAAAQESADDAAPMVTLATAHPAKFRDAVERSTGIRPTLPPRVGDLFDRTERYDQLPATFEAVTEYIAERAVARS; translated from the coding sequence ATGCAGTATGTGAGCAGCAGGGGAAATGCGCCCGTTCTGGGGTTCCGGGACGTGACGCTGGCGGGTCTGGCGGCCGATGGCGGGCTGTACGTGCCCGAAACATGGCCGGTGATGAGCCGGGATGCGATCGCGGCGCTGGCCGGGCTGGACTATGTCGAAACGGCGGTGCGGGTGATGGCGCCCTTCGTTGCCGACGCCCTGTCCGAGGATGAGCTGCGCGCCCTGTGCACCCAGGCGTATGGCCGGTTTTCGCATCGGGGCGTGACGCCGCTGGTCCAGCTGGATCACCGCCACTGGTTGCTTGAGCTGTTCCACGGCCCGACGCTGGCGTTCAAGGACGTGGCGCTGCAATTGCTGGGCCTGTTGTTCGAAAAGTTCCTGAAGGGCACGGACCAGCACCTGACCATCGTCGGCGCGACCAGCGGGGATACCGGATCGGCCGCGATCGATGCGGTGGCCGGGCGTGAGGGCATCGACATCTTCATGCTGCATCCCCGCGGCCGGGTGAGCGACGTACAGCGCCGCCAGATGACGACGGTGCTGGCCCCCAATGTCCACAACATCGCCATCGACGGCAGTTTCGACGATGCCCAGGCGATGGTGAAGGCGATGTTCAACGATCCCGGCTTTTCCGGGCGGTTCCAGCTGTCGGCGGTCAATTCGATCAACTGGGCGCGGTTGATGGCGCAGGTGGTGTATTATTTCTATGCCGCTGTCCGGCTGGGCGCGCCGGACCGGGCCGTCGCCTTTTCCGTGCCGACGGGCAATTTCGGCGATGTGTTCGCAGGCTATGTCGCCGCGCGCATGGGCCTGCCGGTGGCGAAGCTGGTCGTGGCGACCAACGTCAACGACATCCTGCATCGCGCGCTGTCGAGCGGCGATTATTCGACCGGCAGCGTGACGGCGACGGCGACCCCGTCGATGGACATTCAGGTGAGCAGCAATTTCGAACGGCTGCTGTTCGACCTGGGCGGGCGCGATGGCGGCGCGATGGCGGCGCAGATGAAGGGGTTCGAGGCGAGCCGGGCGATGCGGCTGACCAATGCGCAGCGCGAGGGCGCGGGCGCATTGTTCGCCAGCGTGCGGGTGGACGAAAACGGCATGGCCAAGGCGCTGCGCTGGGCGCATGAGGCGGCGGGGCAGATCATCGATCCCCATACCGCCATCGGCCTGGCCGCGGCGCAGGAAAGTGCCGACGACGCCGCGCCGATGGTCACGCTGGCCACGGCGCATCCGGCCAAGTTCCGGGACGCGGTGGAACGGTCGACCGGCATCCGGCCGACCCTGCCGCCGCGCGTCGGCGACCTGTTCGACCGGACCGAGCGATATGACCAGTTGCCCGCGACGTTCGAGGCGGTGACGGAATATATCGCCGAGCGGGCGGTGGCGCGATCCTGA
- a CDS encoding argininosuccinate synthase, with amino-acid sequence MSDKINRIVLAFSGGLDTSVILKWLQQTYNCEVVTFTADLGQGEELGPARAKAELMGVKPEHIYIDDLREEFVRDFVFPMMRANALYEGQYLLGTSIARPLISKRLIEIAAEVGADAVSHGATGKGNDQVRFELSAYALNPDIKVIAPWREWDLTSRTALIAFAEAHQIPVPKDKRGESPFSTDANLLHTSSEGKVLEDPWDEVPDYVYSRTVNPEDAPDQPEYITIDFEKGDGVALNGQAMSPATLLTELNELGRKHGIGRLDLVENRFVGMKSRGMYETPGGTIYHLAHRGIEQITLDRGAAHLKDELAPRYAELIYNGFWYAPEREMLQAAIDYSQEKVAGTVRLKLYKGNASVVGRKSPHSLYSERMVTFEDDQGAYDQRDAAGFIKLNALRLRLLGRRDR; translated from the coding sequence ATGTCCGACAAGATCAACCGCATCGTCCTTGCCTTTTCCGGTGGGCTGGACACCAGCGTGATCCTGAAATGGCTGCAGCAGACCTATAACTGCGAAGTCGTCACCTTTACCGCCGATCTGGGGCAGGGGGAGGAGCTTGGCCCGGCGCGCGCCAAGGCCGAGCTGATGGGGGTGAAGCCGGAGCATATCTATATCGACGATCTGCGCGAGGAGTTCGTCCGCGATTTCGTGTTCCCGATGATGCGCGCCAACGCGCTGTACGAGGGGCAGTATCTGCTGGGCACGTCGATCGCGCGGCCGCTGATTTCCAAGCGATTGATCGAGATTGCTGCGGAAGTGGGCGCCGATGCGGTCAGCCATGGCGCAACGGGCAAGGGCAACGACCAGGTGCGGTTCGAGCTGTCCGCCTATGCGCTGAACCCCGATATCAAGGTGATCGCGCCGTGGCGCGAATGGGACCTGACCAGCCGCACCGCGTTGATCGCATTTGCCGAGGCGCACCAGATCCCGGTGCCCAAGGACAAGCGCGGCGAAAGCCCGTTTTCGACCGACGCGAACCTTCTGCACACCTCGTCCGAGGGCAAGGTGCTGGAGGATCCGTGGGATGAAGTGCCGGATTATGTCTATTCGCGCACCGTCAATCCGGAAGATGCGCCGGACCAGCCGGAATATATCACCATTGATTTCGAGAAGGGCGACGGCGTTGCCCTGAACGGACAGGCGATGTCGCCGGCGACGCTGCTGACCGAACTGAACGAACTGGGCCGCAAGCATGGCATCGGCCGGCTGGATCTGGTCGAGAACCGCTTCGTCGGCATGAAGTCGCGCGGCATGTACGAAACGCCGGGCGGCACCATCTATCACCTGGCCCATCGGGGCATCGAGCAGATCACGCTGGATCGCGGTGCCGCGCATCTGAAGGACGAACTGGCGCCGCGCTATGCCGAGCTGATCTATAACGGGTTCTGGTACGCGCCGGAGCGCGAGATGCTGCAGGCCGCGATCGATTACAGCCAGGAAAAGGTGGCCGGGACCGTCCGCCTGAAGCTGTACAAGGGCAATGCGTCGGTCGTCGGTCGCAAGTCGCCCCATTCGCTGTACAGCGAGCGGATGGTGACGTTCGAGGACGATCAGGGCGCGTATGACCAGCGCGATGCGGCGGGATTCATCAAGCTGAACGCGCTTCGCCTGCGCCTGCTGGGTCGGCGCGACCGCTGA
- a CDS encoding glycosyltransferase family A protein yields the protein MRWSAVIPVFNEADYLPATLASLIAQDEPVRIIVVDNGSTDGCIDAARQQAQAAGADILFLDEPTPGQVHALRRGIDAVETEFVAVCDADTVYPPHYLKRAGELFDAGGPGRVMLGAWLKPDDGDPDHAMRARRHRLTAAAVWPRQNHTSGAAQLFRTEALRRAGGYDPARWPYVLKDHELAHRVLKLGQQAYDPDLWCVSSSRRDDRRGVRWTLFERLMYHFTPNAAKDWFFYRFLAGRFAARGQRDTVLRQRSWDKQG from the coding sequence ATGCGCTGGTCTGCCGTCATCCCCGTCTTTAACGAAGCGGATTATCTGCCCGCGACACTCGCCTCGCTGATCGCGCAGGACGAGCCTGTGCGGATCATCGTGGTCGACAACGGATCGACCGATGGCTGCATCGATGCAGCGCGCCAGCAGGCACAGGCAGCGGGGGCCGATATCCTGTTCCTCGATGAACCGACGCCGGGGCAGGTCCATGCCCTGCGTCGCGGGATCGACGCGGTGGAAACCGAGTTCGTCGCGGTTTGCGATGCCGATACCGTCTATCCGCCGCATTACCTGAAGCGGGCCGGCGAACTGTTCGATGCGGGCGGGCCGGGGCGGGTGATGCTGGGCGCGTGGTTGAAGCCGGATGACGGCGATCCTGATCATGCGATGCGCGCGCGCCGCCACAGGCTGACCGCCGCCGCCGTCTGGCCGCGGCAGAACCATACCAGCGGCGCGGCACAGCTGTTCCGGACCGAGGCGCTGCGCCGGGCGGGCGGATATGATCCGGCGCGTTGGCCCTATGTCCTGAAGGATCACGAGCTGGCGCACCGGGTGCTCAAGCTGGGCCAGCAGGCCTATGATCCCGACCTGTGGTGCGTCAGCTCGTCCCGGCGCGACGACCGGCGCGGGGTGCGGTGGACGCTGTTCGAGCGGCTGATGTACCATTTCACGCCAAACGCGGCGAAGGACTGGTTCTTCTACCGCTTTCTGGCGGGGCGGTTCGCCGCGCGCGGACAGCGCGACACGGTGCTGCGCCAGCGCAGCTGGGACAAGCAGGGATGA
- a CDS encoding metallopeptidase family protein — translation MDEQAARNWIAPTPAQMAAMARRVLATIPEPFAAHLADVVLIVDEFADDETLASFGMTDPFELTGLYHGRPLGDKSVWESGAMPDRIHLYRQPLLAEWCETGVTLGDLIRHVVIHEVGHHFGLSDDDMHALEDAAGE, via the coding sequence ATGGACGAGCAAGCCGCCCGCAACTGGATCGCGCCCACCCCGGCGCAAATGGCGGCCATGGCGCGGCGAGTGCTGGCGACGATTCCCGAACCCTTTGCCGCGCATCTGGCCGACGTCGTGCTGATCGTCGACGAATTTGCCGATGACGAAACGCTGGCCAGCTTTGGCATGACCGATCCGTTCGAGCTGACCGGCCTCTATCACGGCCGACCGCTGGGCGACAAATCGGTGTGGGAAAGCGGCGCGATGCCCGACCGCATCCACCTGTATCGCCAGCCGCTGCTGGCCGAATGGTGCGAAACCGGCGTCACGCTGGGCGACCTGATCCGCCATGTCGTGATTCACGAGGTGGGGCATCATTTCGGCCTGTCCGACGACGATATGCACGCGCTGGAGGATGCGGCGGGCGAATGA
- a CDS encoding cyclopropane-fatty-acyl-phospholipid synthase family protein codes for MALIDLFLSRAVRRGVLTLIKPDGTTAVFGTADPAIRPVTMRFADDRVARQIAADPGLGAAEAWMDGRLTIADDDLMGLLDLISANNRWEESKTTLLAGPLARARDRLIQSIKRHNAAQVSKRNVAHHYDLSARLYDLFLDADRQYSMAYFTDPGRSLEQAQADKKAHIVAKLAIEPGMRVLDIGCGWGGMALYIHAKTGAAVHGITLSEEQLKIARERAAAAGVADKVTFDLIDYRAVTGTFDRIVSVGMFEHVGTPQYRTFMAKCRALMPEHGVMLLHTIGRAGGPGVTDHFTAKYIFPGGYIPALSEILRANEGNKMFVTDVEVLRLHYAHTLQHWYDRAVAAKQQIVALYDERFYRMWLYYLAGSCVSFRHGGLVNYQVQFARSREALPITRDYIAEAEARLQD; via the coding sequence ATGGCCCTGATCGATCTGTTCCTGTCGCGCGCGGTCAGGCGGGGCGTGCTGACCCTGATCAAGCCGGACGGCACCACCGCCGTTTTCGGCACCGCCGATCCCGCCATTCGCCCCGTCACCATGCGGTTTGCCGATGATCGCGTGGCTCGCCAGATCGCCGCCGATCCCGGCCTGGGCGCGGCAGAGGCCTGGATGGACGGCCGCCTGACCATCGCGGACGATGACCTGATGGGTCTGCTCGACCTGATTTCCGCGAACAACCGGTGGGAGGAGAGCAAGACGACGCTGCTCGCCGGGCCGCTGGCGCGGGCGCGGGACCGGCTGATCCAGAGCATCAAGCGCCATAATGCGGCGCAGGTGTCGAAGCGGAACGTCGCGCATCATTACGACCTGTCGGCGCGGCTTTATGACCTGTTCCTCGATGCCGACCGCCAATATTCGATGGCGTATTTCACCGATCCGGGCCGCAGCCTGGAACAGGCGCAGGCGGACAAGAAGGCGCATATCGTCGCCAAGCTGGCGATCGAGCCGGGGATGCGCGTGCTGGATATCGGCTGCGGCTGGGGCGGCATGGCGCTGTACATCCATGCAAAGACGGGCGCTGCGGTCCACGGCATCACGCTGAGCGAGGAACAGCTGAAGATCGCGCGCGAGCGGGCGGCGGCGGCCGGCGTTGCGGACAAGGTGACGTTCGACCTGATCGATTATCGCGCGGTGACGGGCACGTTCGACCGGATCGTATCGGTCGGCATGTTCGAACATGTCGGCACGCCGCAATATCGCACCTTCATGGCCAAATGCCGCGCGTTGATGCCGGAGCATGGCGTGATGCTGCTGCACACGATCGGGCGCGCGGGCGGGCCGGGCGTGACCGACCATTTCACGGCGAAATACATCTTTCCCGGCGGCTATATCCCCGCCCTGTCCGAAATCCTGCGCGCGAACGAGGGCAACAAGATGTTCGTGACGGATGTCGAGGTGCTGCGGCTGCATTATGCCCATACGCTGCAGCACTGGTACGACCGCGCGGTCGCGGCGAAGCAGCAGATCGTCGCGCTGTACGACGAACGCTTCTATCGGATGTGGCTATATTATCTGGCGGGCAGCTGCGTCAGTTTTCGCCATGGCGGGCTGGTCAATTATCAGGTGCAGTTCGCCCGATCGCGCGAGGCATTGCCGATCACCCGCGATTACATCGCCGAGGCAGAGGCGCGGCTACAGGATTAA
- a CDS encoding SURF1 family protein gives MKRLPLIPTLIVAAAIAVMIGLGVWQLQRRSEKEALLAQYAANRDLPVMSFPRAADPAAMFRRSSLFCLEVVRWDVGGAGKGGYRHIAQCRTGAEGALIPVDMGSIRDPGFRPQWRGGDVTGTITEAPSTRSVLGDWLAGSRETDRPLMLVSETPAPGLAASPRPDPANVPNNHLAYAGQWFFFALVAAIIYFLALRARATKLAAPRPGG, from the coding sequence GTGAAGCGACTGCCCCTGATCCCCACCCTGATCGTTGCCGCCGCCATTGCGGTGATGATCGGCCTTGGCGTGTGGCAGTTGCAGCGGCGGTCTGAAAAGGAAGCGTTGCTGGCGCAATATGCCGCGAATCGCGACCTGCCGGTGATGAGCTTTCCCCGCGCCGCCGATCCGGCCGCGATGTTCCGCCGGTCCAGCCTGTTCTGTCTGGAGGTCGTCCGCTGGGACGTGGGCGGCGCGGGCAAGGGCGGATATCGCCACATCGCGCAATGCCGCACCGGCGCGGAGGGCGCGTTGATCCCCGTCGACATGGGGTCGATCCGTGATCCCGGTTTCAGGCCGCAATGGCGCGGCGGGGACGTGACCGGCACGATCACCGAAGCGCCGAGCACGCGATCGGTGCTGGGCGACTGGCTGGCCGGATCCCGGGAAACGGACCGGCCGCTGATGCTGGTATCCGAAACGCCGGCCCCCGGCCTTGCCGCCAGCCCGCGGCCCGACCCGGCCAATGTGCCGAACAATCACCTGGCCTATGCCGGGCAGTGGTTCTTTTTCGCGCTGGTCGCTGCGATCATTTATTTCCTGGCGCTGCGGGCGCGCGCAACAAAGCTTGCCGCGCCGCGCCCCGGCGGCTAA
- a CDS encoding cytochrome b/b6 domain-containing protein, translated as MSDARPTRLYKHRLPTRVWHWINAVAIFVMLGSGLMILNAHPMLYWGDYGANFDQPWFRVSWVFEGGRVPGWLTIPSTYNLALARRWHFTFALILGFALLGFMLFSLINRHFARDLRIRAAEVAPSHLWHDVKEHLALRFHDPANPGAFNVLQKIAYASILFGALPLIIFTGLAMSPGMVSAWPFLNEIFGGRQSARSIHFIAAMGIALFIIVHLTLVILAGPIREVRSMITGWWHAPKGGH; from the coding sequence ATGAGCGACGCGCGCCCGACCCGCCTGTACAAGCACCGCCTGCCCACGCGGGTCTGGCACTGGATCAATGCCGTCGCGATCTTCGTGATGCTCGGGTCCGGCCTGATGATCCTGAATGCGCACCCCATGCTGTACTGGGGCGATTATGGCGCCAATTTCGATCAGCCCTGGTTCCGCGTCTCCTGGGTGTTCGAGGGCGGGCGCGTGCCGGGATGGCTGACCATTCCGTCCACCTATAATCTGGCGCTGGCTCGGCGGTGGCATTTCACCTTTGCGCTGATCCTGGGTTTTGCGCTGCTGGGTTTCATGCTGTTCAGCCTGATCAACCGGCATTTCGCCCGCGACCTGCGCATCCGTGCGGCAGAGGTGGCGCCATCGCATCTGTGGCATGACGTGAAGGAACATCTAGCGCTGCGCTTTCACGATCCGGCCAATCCGGGCGCGTTCAACGTGCTTCAGAAGATCGCCTATGCCAGCATCCTGTTCGGCGCCTTGCCACTGATCATCTTTACCGGCCTTGCGATGTCGCCGGGGATGGTCAGCGCCTGGCCGTTCCTGAACGAGATATTCGGGGGGCGGCAGTCGGCGCGGTCCATCCATTTCATTGCGGCGATGGGAATCGCGCTGTTCATCATCGTCCATCTGACGCTGGTCATCCTGGCCGGGCCGATCCGCGAGGTGCGGTCGATGATCACCGGATGGTGGCACGCACCGAAGGGAGGCCATTGA
- a CDS encoding 4a-hydroxytetrahydrobiopterin dehydratase, with amino-acid sequence MIDALNEAERTDALEGLPDWDFDEARDAIVREFTFDDFSQAFGFMTQVALLAEKADHHPEWSNVYNRVEILLTTHDAGGLSARDIDMAQAIDRLVE; translated from the coding sequence ATGATCGACGCGTTGAACGAGGCGGAACGGACGGATGCGCTGGAGGGCCTTCCCGACTGGGATTTCGACGAGGCCCGCGACGCCATCGTCCGCGAGTTCACCTTTGACGATTTCAGCCAGGCATTCGGGTTCATGACGCAGGTCGCGCTGCTCGCCGAAAAGGCGGATCATCACCCAGAATGGTCGAACGTCTATAACCGCGTCGAAATCCTGCTGACCACGCACGATGCCGGCGGCCTGTCCGCCCGCGACATCGACATGGCGCAGGCGATCGACCGGCTGGTGGAATAA
- a CDS encoding DUF1801 domain-containing protein, translating into MTENKTLPTDAAVAAFLDAVPDAARRADAVAVTELMAQATGQPAVLWGPSIIGFGRYRYRYASGREGEMCRVGFSPRKAELVFYVGAGRPEQAGALTRLGKHKTGKGCLYIKKLADVDTGALGEIVRTAYAAPGEGEVAD; encoded by the coding sequence ATGACCGAAAACAAGACCCTGCCGACGGACGCAGCCGTCGCCGCCTTTCTGGACGCCGTGCCGGATGCCGCGCGCCGCGCCGATGCCGTCGCCGTCACCGAATTGATGGCACAGGCGACGGGCCAGCCGGCCGTCCTGTGGGGACCGTCGATCATCGGCTTCGGGCGATACCGATATCGCTATGCCAGCGGGCGAGAGGGAGAGATGTGCCGGGTGGGCTTTTCCCCGCGCAAGGCGGAGCTGGTCTTCTATGTCGGTGCCGGGCGGCCCGAACAGGCCGGCGCGCTGACCCGGCTGGGCAAGCACAAGACCGGAAAGGGGTGCCTCTATATCAAGAAGCTCGCCGATGTGGACACCGGCGCGCTGGGGGAAATCGTCCGCACCGCCTATGCCGCGCCGGGCGAGGGCGAGGTGGCGGATTAA
- a CDS encoding heme exporter protein CcmB encodes MIPALILREVRRGYAGGGAGLVVAFFLLAVILFPLAIGPDRELLARIGGGVIWAAALLAALLPVERLVAPDMDSGVTDQLALRGTSLSLVAACKIVGHWLAFAPPIALGAVIGAGLLNLSGETLALVLTGLAIGTPGLAALAVATGALVAGLRGAGAVAGLMMLPLAIPILIFGAGMLSGGAGAIQLLAATSLAITAAAPFVAGAAMRFGRG; translated from the coding sequence ATGATTCCCGCGCTGATCCTGCGAGAGGTGCGGCGCGGCTATGCGGGCGGCGGTGCGGGCCTTGTCGTCGCCTTTTTCCTGCTGGCAGTGATCCTGTTCCCGCTCGCCATCGGGCCGGACCGCGAATTGCTCGCCCGGATCGGCGGCGGGGTGATCTGGGCCGCCGCGCTGCTCGCCGCCCTTCTGCCGGTCGAGCGGCTGGTCGCGCCCGACATGGACAGCGGCGTCACCGATCAGCTGGCGCTGCGCGGTACGTCGTTAAGCCTGGTTGCCGCGTGCAAGATCGTCGGCCACTGGCTGGCCTTTGCCCCGCCGATTGCACTGGGCGCGGTGATCGGCGCGGGGCTGCTCAACCTGTCCGGCGAAACGCTGGCGCTCGTTCTGACCGGCCTTGCCATCGGCACGCCGGGGCTGGCGGCGCTGGCCGTCGCAACCGGCGCGCTGGTCGCTGGCCTGCGCGGGGCAGGCGCAGTCGCCGGGCTGATGATGCTGCCGCTGGCCATCCCCATCCTGATCTTCGGCGCGGGGATGCTCTCCGGCGGTGCGGGCGCGATCCAGCTGCTTGCCGCGACCAGCCTTGCCATCACCGCCGCCGCACCCTTTGTCGCCGGGGCAGCCATGCGGTTCGGCAGGGGCTAG
- a CDS encoding class I SAM-dependent methyltransferase, with protein sequence MNLITLTGEPWRDYGLIDSGHGRKLERYGDYRFVRPEPQALWAPASGEWTAHGEFVPGADEDGGGRWRFDRPVPERGWPLAWQEVRYTASPTPFRHLGFFPDMAPVWTWLRDQLAGTRDPQFLNLFGYTGVGTLALAAAGAHCVHVDASKKSVEAARANAALSGMTDKPVRWLVEDATKFAAREVRRGRRYDAILLDPPKWGRGPNNELWKLEEGLPGLIRDVAALIDGESRAVFLTVYAVRMSALAIGELMAQAFAGKGGRVEAGELGVREEARGLTLPTAIFARWSRD encoded by the coding sequence ATGAATCTGATCACCCTGACCGGCGAGCCGTGGCGCGACTATGGCCTGATCGACAGCGGCCATGGCCGCAAGCTGGAACGATATGGCGACTATCGCTTCGTCCGGCCGGAGCCGCAGGCGCTATGGGCACCGGCGAGCGGCGAGTGGACCGCGCATGGCGAATTCGTGCCCGGCGCGGACGAGGATGGCGGCGGGCGCTGGCGGTTCGACCGGCCGGTGCCGGAACGCGGATGGCCGCTGGCATGGCAGGAGGTGCGCTATACCGCATCGCCGACGCCGTTCCGGCATCTTGGGTTCTTTCCCGACATGGCGCCGGTCTGGACCTGGCTGCGCGATCAGTTGGCGGGGACGCGCGATCCGCAGTTTCTGAACCTGTTCGGCTATACCGGGGTCGGCACGCTGGCACTGGCGGCGGCGGGCGCGCACTGCGTCCATGTCGATGCGTCCAAGAAATCGGTGGAGGCCGCGCGGGCCAATGCCGCCCTGTCGGGCATGACGGACAAGCCCGTCCGGTGGCTGGTCGAGGATGCGACCAAATTTGCCGCGCGCGAGGTGCGACGCGGACGGCGATATGACGCGATCCTGCTGGATCCGCCGAAATGGGGACGCGGGCCGAACAACGAGCTGTGGAAGCTGGAGGAAGGGCTGCCCGGCCTGATCCGCGATGTCGCGGCGCTGATCGACGGCGAATCGCGCGCGGTGTTCCTGACCGTCTATGCGGTGCGGATGTCGGCATTGGCGATCGGCGAACTGATGGCTCAGGCGTTTGCGGGCAAGGGCGGGCGCGTGGAGGCGGGCGAGCTGGGCGTGCGCGAGGAAGCGCGCGGGCTGACCCTGCCGACGGCGATCTTTGCGCGGTGGAGCCGGGACTAG